The following coding sequences lie in one Meles meles chromosome X, mMelMel3.1 paternal haplotype, whole genome shotgun sequence genomic window:
- the RTL3 gene encoding LOW QUALITY PROTEIN: retrotransposon Gag-like protein 3 (The sequence of the model RefSeq protein was modified relative to this genomic sequence to represent the inferred CDS: inserted 4 bases in 3 codons; substituted 4 bases at 4 genomic stop codons) encodes MVEDLAVSYIALENKILXAQMKWLMEENVAPQAQILELQMSQTVKETXPLQKNSESQEPQKPLENLDLPQAWKCQELTEVEDPQNLREPQVLPAWKPPAAQEYQEMPMVQETQKPLEPPATPYTLELLAIHEPQAPSLEAQEPPDTQDVLVPKKPQNSEHQDLPSAQETQDATECQTTPTNLEHLKLPTLQESLETGMPHQPLAPLDAQEFLEPSLXGLIVALTSAASEFPQSPSGLEGEVFFLEYCLAFSGDYQKLAEFLVQLNSYMRVRGHLYPTEATVMSFVGNXVSGEAGMCFXALTTYLKCALLEQYESFTEVFQDTFDSPENMEDASHFICQLCQGEGPVHQCVTHFHLXAQELNWNESILCIQFQEGLASSVQXDLSYTSPAATNLSNLIIQCLEEKLSGKPDLNPQGASPYEEMTGPECSLAENQPLQAASNNPHLSEAEHAHCCEGLLCLYYHHPGHFDRDCSVKPHHA; translated from the exons ATGGTAGAGGATTTAGCAGTCTCGTATATTGCTCTGGAGAATAAAATTTTGTAGGCCCAAATGAAGTGGCTGATGGAAGAAAATGTTGCCCCACAGGCCCAGATCCTAGAGCTCCAGATGTCCCAAACAGTCAAGGAGACTTAACCACTCCAGAAGAACTCAGAGTCCCAGGAACCCCAGAAACCTCTAGAAAACCTAGATCTCCCTCAAGCCTGGAAGTGCCAAGAACTCACAGAAGTTGAGGATCCCCAGAATCTCAGAGAGCCCCAGGTACTTCCAGCCTGGAagcccccagcagcccaggagTACCAGGAAATGCCAATGGTCCAAGAGACCCAGAAGCCCTTGGAACCGCCAGCAACCCCATACACCCTGGAGCTTCTAGCAATCCACGAGCCACAGGCACCTTCACTG GaggcccaggagcccccagataCCCAGGATGTCCTGGTGCCCAAGAAACCCCAGAATTCAGAGCACCAGGATCTTCCAAGTGCCCAGGAGACCCAGGATGCAACAGAATGCCAGACGACCCCAACAAACCTGGAACAccttaagcttccaactcttcaGGAGTCTCTGGAAACTGGAATGCCCCACCAGCCTCTGGCTCCTTTAGATGCCCAGGAGTTCCTAGAGCCCTCCC GGGGCCTAATAGTTGCTTTGACATCAGCAGCTTCAGAGTTCCCACAGTCTCCCAGTGGGTTAGAGGGTGAAGTTTTCTTTCTAGAATACTGTTTAGCCTTCAGTGGAGATTACCAGAAACTTGCTGAGTTCCTGGTTCAATTGAATAGTTACATGAGAGTCAGAGGGCACCTGTATCCTACTGAAGCAACTGTGATGAGCTTTGTTGGCAACTGAGTCTCAGGTGAGGCAGGAATGTGTTTTTAAGCCCTTACTACATATCTAAAGTGTGCCCTTCTGGAGCAATATGAAAGTTTCACAGAAGTGTTCCAAGATACTTTTGACAGTCCAGAAAACATGGAAGATGCTAGTCACTTCATTTGTCAGCTTTGCCAAGGGGAGGGTCCTGTCCACCAGTGTGTGACCCACTTCCATCT TGCTCAAGAACTAAATTGGAATGAAAGCATTCTCTGCATCCAATTTCAGGAAGGCCTTGCCAGTTCTGTCC GAGATCTGTCTTACAccagcccagcagccaccaacctATCCAATCTGATCATTCAGTGCCTAGAAGAGAAGCTAAGTGGCAAGCCTGATCTAAATCCACAAGGAGCAAGTCCCTATGAGGAGATGACTGGACCTGAGTGTTCACTAGCTGAAAACCAGCCTTTGCAGGCTGCAAGCAATAACCCACATCTCAGTGAAGCTGAACACGCCCACTGCTGTGAAGGCCTCTTGTGCCTCTACTATCATCATCCTGGTCATTTTGACAGAGATTGTTCTGTCAAGCCTCATCATGCATAG